A genomic region of Papaver somniferum cultivar HN1 chromosome 7, ASM357369v1, whole genome shotgun sequence contains the following coding sequences:
- the LOC113296667 gene encoding chloroplast envelope quinone oxidoreductase homolog, with protein sequence MAGKLMRAILYEGYGGGAAGLKHVEVPVPSPNKDEVLLKVEATGINPIDWKVQKGELRPILPRKFPFVPGTDVAGEVIEVGPGVDNFKAGDKVVAFLTHASGGGLAEYAVASKSLTVERPPEVSAAEGAGLPIAGLTAHQALTDASGIKLDGTGEPTNILITAASGGVGPYAVQLAKLGNVHVTATCGARNIDLVKSLGADEVLDYKTPEGAALTSPSGRKYDFVIHCATGISFSTFEPNLSEKGKVIDVTPGPTSVMVSAYKKLTCSKKQLVPLVVSPKGENLAYLVNLVKEGKIKTIIDSKHPLSRAEDAWAKSIEGHATGKIIVEP encoded by the exons ATGGCTGGAAAACTTATGCGTGCAATTCTGTATGAAGGTTATGGAGGTGGAGCTGCTGGATTAAAG CATGTGGAAGTTCCTGTTCCTTCTCCAAATAAAGATGAGGTATTGTTAAAGGTGGAAGCAACCGGTATAAATCCAATTGATTGGAAGGTTCAGAAAGGCGAACTGCGACCGATTTTGCCACGCAAGTTTCCTTTTGTACCAG GTACTGATGTTGCAGGTGAGGTGATAGAGGTTGGTCCAGGAGTCGATAACTTCAAAGCCGGTGACAAAGTAGTAGCTTTTCTTACCCACGCT AGTGGAGGTGGGCTTGCTGAATATGCGGTGGCTTCGAAAAGCTTGACAGTTGAAAGACCACCTGAAGTATCTGCTGCTGAAGGTGCAGGCTTACCTATAGCAGGCCTAACTGCACATCAAGCTCTGACTGATGCATCAGGGATCAAGCTAGATGGCACAGGGGAACCAACTAACATCCTCATCACAGCTGCCTCAGGTGGAGTGGGTCCGTACGCAGTCCAGCTTGCAAAGCTCGGAAATGTTCATGTCACGGCAACCTGCGGAGCACGTAATATTGATCTTGTCAAGAGCTTAGGAGCTGATGAAGTTCTTGATTATAAAACCCCTGAAGGGGCAGCCCTTACGAGCCCATCAGGACGCAAGTATGACTTTGTCATCCACTGTGCTACAGGCATTTCATTTTCTACATTCGAACCCAATTTAAGTGAGAAAGGTAAAGTGATTGATGTTACTCCTGGTCCTACTTCCGTGATGGTATCTGCATATAAAAAGTTGACATGTTCGAAGAAACAATTGGTGCCACTGGTTGTGAGTCCAAAGGGTGAGAACTTGGCGTATCTAGTTAATTTGGTGAAAGAAGGAAAGATTAAGACGATAATTGATTCGAAGCATCCATTGAGCAGAGCTGAAGATGCATGGGCAAAGAGCATCGAGGGCCATGCTACAGGAAAGATAATTGTGGAGCCCTAA
- the LOC113296668 gene encoding anthocyanidin 3-O-glucosyltransferase-like: MGSQEGSSASQLHVVMFPWFAFGHITPFVQLSNKLASHGVQISFLSAPGNIQRISLSLNSSPLIKIIPVHIPPVEGLPPGLDSTSDMSPALADLLKIAADKMQPQIKSILIDLKPHIIFIDFEQHWIPSTASSLGIKTFNFSVFAAACEAYVTNPYRESPTIDDLKKPPPGFPTTSISSLSTYQARDFLYPFMSFNGGPSVQQRVQTTRKSCDAIVMKSCHEMEGPYIDYIRQHYGKPVLLTGPIVPDAPKYKLEEKWENWLQKFPAKSVLFCSFGSETFLTDEQIKELLLGLEQTGLPFFVVLNFPSGDGDSNEKLKNALPVGFAERVQGKGVVHTGWVQQQAILAHDSVGCYVNHSGLSSVIEAFINDCQLVMLPQKGDQFLNSMLISGDLKAGVQVIRDDEDGHFNKEDLCKAVKMVTVDVNEEPGKSISANHGKWRDFLLNKDIQDGFITNLVEEMKKMVN, encoded by the coding sequence ATGGGAAGCCAAGAAGGATCATCTGCCTCCCAACTTCATGTAGTCATGTTTCCATGGTTTGCGTTTGGTCACATAACACCATTTGTTCAGCTTTCTAATAAGCTTGCTTCTCATGGAGTTCAAATCTCTTTCTTGTCTGCACCAGGAAACATCCAGAGAATCTCATTATCTCTCAATTCTTCACCTCTTATCAAAATTATACCTGTTCATATCCCACCAGTTGAGGGTCTTCCACCAGGTCTTGACAGTACTTCAGATATGTCACCGGCTTTGGCCGATCTCCTCAAAATTGCAGCTGATAAAATGCAACCTCAAATCAAATCCATTCTCATTGATCTCAAACCCCATATCATCTTTATTGATTTTGAGCAACACTGGATTCCCTCCACTGCTTCTTCACTGGGTATCAAAACATTCAATTTCTCCGTTTTCGCGGCTGCTTGTGAAGCTTATGTAACAAATCCATACCGGGAATCACCAACTATTGATGATTTAAAGAAGCCTCCACCAGGGTTTCCCACAACTTCAATATCATCATTGAGTACTTACCAAGCTCGTGATTTCTTGTATCCTTTCATGAGCTTTAATGGAGGTCCTAGTGTGCAACAACGAGTGCAAACGACGAGGAAGTCGTGTGACGCCATTGTCATGAAGAGTTGTCATGAAATGGAAGGTCCTTACATAGATTATATCAGGCAACATTACGGTAAACCTGTACTGCTAACAGGCCCTATAGTTCCTGACGCACCAAAATACAAGTTGGAAGAAAAATGGGAAAACTGGCTGCAGAAATTTCCAGCCAAATCTGTTTTGTTCTGTTCATTTGGCAGCGAAACGTTTCTGACAGACGAACAGATTAAGGAACTACTTCTAGGATTAGAGCAAACTGGTCTTCCATTCTTTGTGGTATTGAATTTCCCATCTGGTGATGGAGATAGTAATGAAAAGTTGAAAAATGCATTACCAGTTGGTTTTGCAGAGAGGGTGCAGGGTAAAGGAGTGGTGCACACGGGATGGGTTCAGCAACAAGCGATTCTAGCACATGACAGTGTTGGGTGTTATGTTAATCATTCAGGTTTAAGCTCTGTGATTGAAGCATTCATCAATGATTGTCAATTAGTTATGTTGCCACAAAAAGGTGATCAATTTTTGAATTCCATGTTAATCAGTGGAGATTTGAAAGCCGGGGTGCAAGTTATTAGAGACGACGAAGATGGGCATTTTAACAAAGAAGATTTGTGTAAAGCTGTTAAGATGGTAACTGTGGATGTGAATGAAGAGCCAGGGAAGTCCATTAGTGCTAATCATGGGAAATGGAGAGATTTTCTGCTTAATAAAGATATCCAAGATGGCTTTATCACCAACTTGGTTGAAGAGATGAAAAAAATGGTTAACTAA
- the LOC113294330 gene encoding uncharacterized protein LOC113294330, protein MISVGADGVVKDLALELGCKVEQLPIKYLGLPLGATARCASVWDEVVQRMEVKLASWKKKEHLSFNINNGKSLRFWQDNWTSGGILKERFPASYKACNTKLASVEEMIQNGRLHYSSRRNLSAMEQLEWDLLCNEMGHVHGLNEEEDTVEFLGGFSVKKCYELQVQDDPVGDFNKFLWKKRVPPKVSFMLWDYFHDSLPTLTMLRHRGMDLQSVNCVFCNAEVETTDHMFLHCDYAFKVWSKFLEGFGIDWVASVTVWRLFEAWKLNNVQGRGREIWWKLIYAVL, encoded by the exons ATGATTAGTGTTGGAGCAGATGGTGTGGTTAAGGATTTGGCACTGGAGCTGGGTTGTAAAGTGGAGCAGTTGCCTATAAAGTATTTGGGTTTACCACTAGGTGCAACTGCAAGATGTGCATCTGTGTGGGATGAGGTGGTGCAGAGAATGGAGGTTAAATTAGCTTCATGGAAAAAAAAG GAACATTTGTCTTTCAATATAAATAATGGTAAATCTTTAAGATTTTGGCAGGATAATTGGACTTCAGGAGGTATTTTAAAAGAAAGATTTCCTGCAAGTTACAAGGCTTGCAATACTAAGTTGGCTTCAGTGGAGGAGATGATACAGAATGGCAGACTGCATTACAGTTCAAGAAGAAATCTGTCAGCAATGGAACAGTTGGAGTGGGATTTACTTTGTAATGAAATGGGACATGTGCATGGTTTGAATGAAGAGGAAGATACTGTTGAGTTCTTGGGAGGTTTCTCAGTTAAGAAGTGTTATGAATTACAAGTGCAGGATGATCCAGTTGGAGATTTTAACAAGTTTCTATGGAAGAAACGTGTTCCACCAAAGGTCAGTTTTATGCTATGGGATTACTTTCATGATTCTCTACCTACACTAACAATGTTAAGGCATAGAGGAATGGACCTGCAGTCTGTGAATTGTGTTTTCTGCAATGCTGAAGTTGAGACAACAGATCACATGTTTCTGCATTGTGATTATGCTTTCAAAGTTTGGTCAAAATTCTTAGAGGGATTTGGAATTGATTGGGTTGCTTCTGTTACTGTTTGGAGACTTTTTGAAGCTTGGAAATTGAACAATGTTCAAGGTAGGGGTAGGGAGATATGGTGGAAACTTATCTATGCTGTTTTATAG